From one Polyangia bacterium genomic stretch:
- a CDS encoding UPF0158 family protein: MPPITVNWSDLEIAFERNSPDQESFLDLENGDLLAIIEGEPDAAARRARVAANPNRFLRVDPASSREQYRWMERFVSSVSEPALRERLLIAIDGKGAFRRFKDVLLAFPAERERWFSYRSELLHFHIQTWLDHMKIEVANQPPWGHVTQPSEPVELPRSIPAGEAPGEILRRQARDLLDEIPAAELPSALAFLEFLRDRGASNLLGSGSERRPPTAAQLADDEDDDDPSHDVPAAGAR; this comes from the coding sequence ATGCCGCCGATCACAGTCAATTGGAGCGATCTGGAGATCGCTTTCGAAAGAAATTCGCCCGACCAGGAAAGTTTCCTGGACCTCGAGAACGGTGACCTGCTGGCCATCATCGAGGGCGAGCCGGACGCCGCTGCTCGCCGAGCCCGGGTGGCCGCCAACCCGAACCGTTTCCTGCGCGTCGATCCTGCCTCGTCGCGCGAGCAATATCGCTGGATGGAGCGCTTCGTGTCCTCGGTCTCCGAGCCGGCGCTGCGCGAGCGGCTGCTGATCGCCATCGACGGCAAGGGCGCTTTCCGGCGCTTCAAGGACGTCTTGCTGGCCTTCCCGGCCGAGCGCGAGCGCTGGTTCTCTTATCGATCCGAGCTGCTGCATTTCCACATTCAAACCTGGCTGGATCACATGAAGATCGAGGTGGCCAACCAGCCGCCGTGGGGCCACGTCACCCAGCCGTCCGAGCCGGTCGAGCTGCCGCGATCGATCCCCGCTGGCGAAGCCCCCGGCGAGATCCTGCGCCGCCAGGCGCGCGATCTGCTGGACGAGATCCCGGCCGCCGAGTTGCCGTCGGCGCTGGCCTTCCTGGAGTTCCTTCGTGATCGCGGGGCCAGCAACCTGCTCGGCTCCGGCAGCGAACGCCGCCCCCCCACCGCCGCCCAGCTGGCCGACGACGAGGACGACGACGATCCGTCACACGACGTCCCGGCGGCCGGCGCGCGCTAG
- a CDS encoding sigma-70 family RNA polymerase sigma factor: MRWLDGDPSWQARFLRGDKDVMEQIYRDTFQEVRGAASGVLREPADRDAVVHEVYLDLLSSRELRESHRGGKLGAWLGAIARHRALDFVRREGRLTELSASDEVAPGPDALDDFRRELTRFATRLDPQRRRLLELRYVAGMTQMEAAAAMGMSRSTLEDWERQLKESLHEFLAPGTSRKARTAAVP, from the coding sequence GTGCGGTGGTTAGATGGTGACCCAAGCTGGCAGGCCCGCTTTCTGCGTGGAGACAAGGACGTGATGGAGCAGATCTATCGCGACACATTTCAGGAGGTGCGCGGCGCGGCCAGCGGGGTGCTGCGCGAGCCGGCCGATCGCGACGCCGTCGTACACGAGGTCTATCTGGATCTGCTATCCAGCCGTGAACTGCGCGAGAGCCACCGCGGCGGCAAGCTGGGCGCCTGGCTGGGCGCCATCGCCCGCCATCGGGCCTTAGACTTCGTGCGCCGCGAAGGCCGCCTGACCGAGCTGTCAGCCAGCGACGAGGTGGCGCCCGGCCCCGACGCCCTGGACGACTTCCGGCGCGAGCTGACGCGTTTTGCCACCCGCCTGGATCCCCAGCGACGCCGCCTGCTGGAGCTGCGCTATGTCGCCGGCATGACCCAGATGGAAGCGGCGGCGGCGATGGGAATGTCGCGTTCGACGCTGGAAGATTGGGAACGGCAGCTGAAGGAATCACTGCACGAATTCCTGGCTCCCGGCACCAGCCGCAAGGCCAGGACGGCGGCCGTCCCATGA
- a CDS encoding ATP-binding protein: MSPDGLILRARATAPIDPTAASDGDDEGTSPAARLDRRRRREAMRTVKYLMLFRVALTTLLLVAVVSATVSQWGGEALSGPFPRFAFALLTTTYLASLVYALIFRRVRDPIRFAYLQITVDLVLTSVLVHATGGGNSGFIFLYFVDVVAVALLAQRRGAAVVAASSAVLIVCTSLFGYEHWLPMVPGQTWFPWDIARGVLAVRLTLNVSALAAVGALATHLASQTRQAGERLTRHERYAGDLATLHENTIRSLTSGLVTLDLDGRVTSVNDAACEILGIPGVLLFGASLDTHLPALTGVLVGLRKEGTLRRGEITAVRPDSAVRNLGISAAPLSDSAGKIVGRVLHFQDLTELRRMQIKVERAERLASIGRLAAGIAHEIRNPLASISGSMEMLKTSPGADSDSRQLMDIAVREVDRLNRLITDLLDYARPRTEERQRLDLGELVSEIARAFQQERRLGITLTVAAEPDVSLEGASGQLRQVVWNLVRNAAEAMPSGGEIRVRVSKDSGHPLLIISDTGAGIHKAHLERIFEPFYSTKVSGSGLGLATVARIVDDHRGHIDVDSEPGRGTTFTVRFAAGGGLKRSTPVGTNSHAA, from the coding sequence GTGAGCCCCGACGGCTTGATCTTGCGCGCCCGGGCCACCGCCCCCATCGACCCGACGGCGGCCAGCGACGGTGACGACGAGGGCACGTCGCCGGCCGCGCGGCTGGATCGTCGCCGTCGCCGCGAGGCGATGCGCACGGTCAAGTACCTGATGCTGTTTCGGGTGGCGCTGACCACGCTGCTGCTGGTCGCCGTGGTCTCGGCCACCGTCAGCCAATGGGGCGGCGAGGCGCTGAGCGGTCCCTTCCCACGCTTTGCCTTCGCGCTGCTGACCACCACGTACCTGGCCAGTCTGGTCTACGCGCTGATCTTCCGGCGGGTGCGCGATCCCATTCGCTTCGCTTACCTGCAGATCACCGTCGATCTGGTCCTGACGTCGGTGCTGGTGCACGCCACTGGCGGCGGCAACAGCGGGTTCATCTTTCTTTATTTCGTCGACGTGGTGGCGGTGGCGCTGCTGGCGCAGCGGCGCGGCGCGGCCGTGGTCGCGGCGTCGAGCGCGGTCCTGATCGTCTGCACCTCGCTTTTCGGTTACGAACACTGGCTGCCGATGGTGCCGGGACAGACGTGGTTCCCGTGGGACATCGCCCGCGGTGTGCTGGCCGTGCGCCTGACCTTGAACGTCAGCGCGCTGGCCGCCGTCGGCGCGCTGGCCACGCACCTGGCCTCGCAGACGCGCCAGGCGGGCGAACGCCTGACCCGCCACGAACGGTACGCCGGCGATCTGGCCACGCTGCACGAAAACACCATCCGCTCGCTGACGTCGGGCCTGGTGACGCTGGATCTCGACGGGCGGGTGACGTCGGTGAACGACGCCGCCTGCGAGATCCTGGGCATCCCGGGCGTGTTGCTGTTCGGCGCGTCGCTGGACACGCACCTCCCGGCACTGACCGGCGTGCTGGTCGGGCTGCGCAAGGAAGGCACCCTTCGGCGCGGGGAGATCACCGCCGTTCGTCCCGACTCGGCGGTGCGCAACCTGGGCATCTCGGCGGCGCCGCTGTCGGATTCAGCGGGCAAGATCGTCGGGCGCGTGCTGCACTTTCAAGATCTCACCGAGCTGCGCCGCATGCAGATCAAAGTTGAACGCGCCGAGCGCCTGGCCAGCATCGGCCGCCTGGCCGCCGGTATCGCCCACGAGATTCGCAACCCGCTGGCCAGTATTTCAGGCTCGATGGAGATGCTGAAGACGTCGCCGGGCGCCGACTCCGACAGCCGTCAACTGATGGACATCGCCGTGCGCGAGGTCGATCGCTTGAATCGCCTGATCACCGACTTGCTCGACTACGCCCGGCCCCGCACCGAAGAGCGCCAGCGTCTGGATCTCGGCGAGCTGGTCAGCGAGATCGCCCGCGCCTTTCAGCAAGAGCGGCGCCTGGGTATCACGTTGACCGTCGCGGCCGAGCCGGACGTGTCGCTGGAAGGCGCCTCGGGCCAGCTGCGCCAGGTGGTGTGGAACCTGGTGCGCAACGCCGCCGAGGCCATGCCCAGCGGCGGCGAGATCCGCGTGCGGGTGTCCAAGGACAGCGGCCACCCACTGCTGATCATCAGCGACACCGGCGCCGGCATCCACAAGGCGCACCTGGAACGCATCTTCGAGCCGTTCTATTCGACCAAGGTCTCCGGCTCGGGCCTGGGGCTGGCCACGGTGGCGCGCATCGTCGACGACCACCGCGGCCACATCGATGTCGACAGCGAGCCCGGCCGCGGCACCACCTTCACCGTCCGCTTCGCCGCCGGCGGCGGCCTCAAACGCTCGACGCCCGTCGGCACGAACAGCCACGCGGCATAG
- a CDS encoding class I SAM-dependent rRNA methyltransferase encodes MKKPPAWSSRPRQKAPGVRMRVGEYRVSPDVAVRVRAGHPWIFRDALGARGVAEPAGTVVDVLAGNREFLARGFVDEGHAVAVRVLTRDPKERVAPGAGVIGARFARAVQLRWFAFGAARPEAMRLFSGESEGLPGVTVDRYAEFVVVQWLSAGALPWRDELYDAIASVIKPRGIYEQRRFRPLGGQAAPEPAVRARGDEAPLEIVVQDGPARFGVDVTAPLGVGLFPDMRLGWAAVAAHAADRRLLNLFSYTGAFSVHAAKAGAREVVAVDVAAKAHARARRNYELSGLDPAKLETVTGDAIKAMNRFAERGRRFDLVVCDPPTFSHGPAGQFSVAKDLAALAAACLSVLEPGGLLVFATNSTKVAAPELDRALGEGAADARAELRIIGRVGLPADFPVAPGFPEGNYLKVVVGAKL; translated from the coding sequence GTGAAGAAGCCGCCCGCCTGGTCGTCGCGCCCGCGCCAAAAAGCGCCCGGCGTCCGGATGCGCGTGGGCGAGTACCGGGTCTCGCCCGACGTCGCCGTGCGCGTGCGGGCCGGCCATCCCTGGATCTTCCGCGACGCTCTGGGCGCCCGCGGGGTCGCCGAACCGGCCGGCACGGTGGTCGACGTTCTGGCCGGCAACCGCGAATTTTTGGCCCGCGGTTTCGTGGACGAGGGCCACGCGGTGGCGGTGCGGGTCTTGACCCGCGATCCCAAGGAACGCGTGGCGCCTGGCGCCGGCGTCATCGGCGCCCGTTTCGCTCGTGCGGTCCAGCTGCGCTGGTTTGCCTTCGGCGCCGCGCGGCCCGAAGCGATGCGCCTCTTTTCGGGCGAAAGCGAGGGCCTGCCGGGCGTCACCGTCGATCGCTACGCCGAGTTCGTGGTGGTGCAATGGCTGTCGGCCGGCGCCCTGCCCTGGCGCGACGAGCTTTACGACGCCATCGCCTCGGTGATCAAACCGCGCGGCATCTACGAGCAGCGCCGCTTCCGCCCCCTCGGCGGTCAGGCGGCGCCCGAACCGGCGGTGCGCGCGCGCGGCGACGAAGCGCCGCTGGAGATCGTGGTGCAAGACGGACCGGCGCGTTTCGGCGTCGACGTCACCGCGCCTTTGGGCGTGGGGCTGTTCCCCGACATGCGTCTCGGCTGGGCGGCGGTGGCGGCGCACGCCGCCGACCGTCGGCTGCTGAATCTGTTTTCGTACACCGGCGCGTTCTCGGTTCACGCGGCGAAGGCCGGTGCGCGCGAGGTGGTGGCGGTCGACGTGGCCGCCAAGGCGCACGCCCGCGCGCGCCGCAATTATGAATTGTCCGGACTCGACCCGGCCAAGCTGGAGACCGTCACCGGCGACGCCATCAAGGCGATGAATCGTTTCGCCGAGCGCGGGCGACGCTTTGACCTGGTGGTCTGCGATCCGCCGACGTTTTCGCACGGGCCGGCCGGGCAATTCTCGGTGGCCAAGGATCTGGCGGCGCTGGCGGCGGCTTGCTTGTCGGTGCTGGAGCCAGGCGGCCTGCTGGTCTTCGCCACCAACTCGACCAAGGTGGCGGCGCCCGAGCTGGACCGCGCCCTGGGCGAAGGCGCCGCCGACGCGCGCGCCGAGCTGCGCATCATCGGGCGCGTCGGTCTGCCCGCTGATTTCCCGGTGGCGCCGGGATTTCCCGAGGGCAACTACCTGAAAGTGGTGGTCGGCGCCAAGCTCTGA
- the pilB gene encoding type IV-A pilus assembly ATPase PilB has protein sequence MSRLGELLVKEQVISADQLQKAQETSKRSREPLRDSLIKLGAVKEDDLTQFLAKQYGVIAVNLAEFDIEAEIIGLVPKDVARKHHVVPVNRADKTLIVAMSDPSNIQALDDLKFLTGYNIEVAVASEVSITEALNKYYEEKNDALNFNLDEMLNDIDEDVEYAKDDSEQENVLDLERASEDAPVVKLCNAILLNAIKQGASDIHIEPYEKSYRVRYRVDGVLHEEMTPPLKLKAALTSRMKIMAHLDIAERRLPQDGRIKLKIGRGKEMDFRVSVLPTLFGEKIVMRLLDKGNLQLDMTKLGFEAGQLAIFKKAIEAPFGMILVTGPTGSGKTTTLYSALQELNQISDNISTAEDPVEFNLAGINQVQMHDDIGLNFAAALRSFLRQDPDTIMIGEIRDFETAEIAVKAALTGHMVLSTLHTNDAPSTITRLLNMGVEPFLVTASVNLVEAQRLIRKICAGCKEPIPTPKDELRNLGAKDEEIDTATCFKGAGCNVCGGSGYKGRIAVYEVMTFIDPLKELVLQGASGAELKAEAIRNGMRTLRMSGVSKVCAGVSSFDEVARITAAD, from the coding sequence ATGAGTCGGCTCGGAGAGCTTCTGGTCAAAGAGCAGGTCATCTCTGCGGACCAGCTACAAAAGGCTCAGGAAACCAGCAAGCGGTCGCGCGAACCGCTGCGCGACAGCCTGATCAAGCTGGGGGCGGTCAAGGAAGATGACCTGACGCAGTTTCTGGCCAAGCAGTACGGCGTCATCGCGGTCAACCTGGCGGAGTTCGATATCGAGGCCGAGATCATTGGCCTGGTTCCCAAAGACGTGGCCCGCAAGCACCACGTGGTGCCGGTGAACCGCGCCGACAAGACGCTGATCGTGGCCATGTCCGACCCGTCGAACATCCAGGCCCTCGATGACCTGAAGTTCCTCACCGGGTACAACATCGAGGTCGCGGTGGCGTCGGAGGTGTCGATCACCGAGGCGCTGAACAAGTATTACGAGGAAAAGAACGACGCGCTGAACTTCAACCTCGACGAGATGTTGAACGACATCGACGAGGACGTCGAGTACGCCAAGGACGACAGCGAACAAGAAAACGTTCTGGACCTGGAGCGCGCCTCCGAGGACGCGCCGGTGGTCAAGCTGTGCAACGCGATCCTGCTGAACGCCATCAAGCAAGGGGCCAGCGACATCCACATCGAGCCATACGAAAAATCGTACCGCGTCCGGTACCGCGTCGACGGCGTCCTGCACGAAGAGATGACCCCGCCCTTGAAGCTGAAGGCGGCGCTGACCAGCCGCATGAAGATCATGGCCCATCTGGACATCGCCGAGCGGCGGTTGCCCCAGGACGGCCGTATCAAATTGAAGATCGGCCGCGGCAAGGAGATGGACTTCCGCGTCTCGGTGCTGCCCACGCTGTTCGGCGAGAAGATCGTCATGCGGCTTTTGGACAAGGGAAACCTGCAGCTGGACATGACCAAGCTGGGTTTCGAGGCCGGACAGCTGGCCATCTTCAAGAAAGCCATCGAGGCGCCGTTCGGCATGATCCTGGTGACCGGGCCGACCGGCTCGGGCAAGACCACCACGCTTTATTCGGCCCTGCAGGAGCTGAATCAGATCAGCGACAACATCTCGACTGCCGAGGACCCGGTCGAGTTCAACCTGGCCGGCATCAACCAGGTGCAGATGCACGACGACATCGGGCTGAACTTCGCGGCCGCGCTGCGATCGTTCCTGCGCCAGGACCCGGACACCATCATGATCGGCGAGATCCGCGATTTCGAAACGGCGGAGATCGCCGTCAAGGCCGCGCTGACCGGCCACATGGTGCTGTCGACGTTGCACACCAACGACGCGCCGTCGACCATCACCCGTTTGTTGAACATGGGCGTCGAGCCGTTCCTGGTCACCGCGTCGGTCAACCTGGTCGAGGCCCAGCGTCTGATTCGAAAGATCTGCGCCGGCTGCAAAGAGCCCATCCCCACGCCCAAAGACGAGCTGCGAAATCTGGGCGCCAAAGACGAAGAGATCGACACCGCCACCTGCTTCAAAGGTGCCGGCTGCAACGTGTGCGGCGGCAGCGGCTACAAAGGCCGGATCGCCGTCTATGAAGTCATGACCTTCATCGACCCGCTCAAAGAGCTGGTCTTGCAAGGCGCCTCGGGCGCCGAGCTCAAGGCCGAAGCAATTCGCAACGGCATGCGCACGCTGCGCATGTCGGGCGTTTCCAAAGTGTGCGCGGGCGTCAGCTCGTTCGACGAGGTCGCCCGCATCACGGCAGCCGACTGA
- a CDS encoding SCP2 sterol-binding domain-containing protein has product MATSVKAFFDEKIPAVLQTSPERAKDVAAIYLFKISGEDGGTWTVDLLSTPPTCTRGASGSPQCTIEASDADFRSMVDGGMQAAMSLFFSGKLKVTGDPSLATKLSKLLQMAGS; this is encoded by the coding sequence ATGGCCACGTCCGTGAAGGCGTTCTTTGATGAGAAAATCCCCGCCGTGCTGCAGACCAGCCCTGAAAGAGCCAAGGACGTGGCGGCCATTTATTTGTTCAAGATCTCCGGAGAGGACGGCGGGACCTGGACCGTCGACCTTTTGTCGACGCCGCCCACGTGCACGCGGGGCGCCAGCGGATCGCCCCAGTGCACGATCGAAGCGTCGGACGCGGACTTTCGCTCGATGGTCGACGGCGGCATGCAGGCGGCGATGAGCCTGTTTTTCAGCGGAAAACTGAAGGTCACGGGCGATCCCAGCCTGGCCACCAAGCTGTCGAAGCTGCTGCAGATGGCCGGCAGCTAA
- a CDS encoding type IV pilus twitching motility protein PilT, protein MAQASPPQTVNLQQLLKAMVDKGASDLHLSTGSPPQLRIDGDLVPLRVNPLSPVETKQLCYSILTDVQKMKFEEDQELDLSFGVKNLCRFRANVFQQKGAVGAVFRTIPFKIRTFNELNLPPVIEELCNKPRGLVLVTGPTGSGKSTTLAAMIDKINTERHEHIITLEDPIEFLHQHKACVVNQREIGTDTQSFKKALRSVLRQDPDVVLVGEMRDLETIEAALTTAETGHLCFGTLHTNSAVQTINRVIDVFPPHQQSQIRAQLSFVLEGVVCQTLLPRASGQGRCAALEVMIPNSAIRNLIREDKLHQIYSQMQIGQGTTGMQTLNQSLAALYLKRTITLEEAIGHSSDPNELQQIIASGSGGQGAARTGGNAAKA, encoded by the coding sequence ATGGCGCAAGCATCCCCCCCTCAGACAGTTAATTTGCAGCAGCTTTTGAAGGCGATGGTCGACAAGGGGGCGTCCGACCTGCACCTGTCCACGGGATCGCCGCCGCAGCTGCGCATCGACGGCGACCTGGTGCCGCTGCGGGTGAACCCGCTGTCGCCGGTGGAGACCAAACAGCTTTGCTATTCGATCCTCACCGACGTGCAAAAGATGAAGTTCGAGGAGGATCAGGAGCTGGATCTGTCGTTCGGGGTGAAGAACCTCTGTCGGTTTCGCGCCAACGTCTTTCAACAGAAGGGCGCGGTGGGCGCCGTCTTCCGCACCATCCCCTTCAAGATTCGCACCTTCAACGAGTTGAACCTGCCGCCGGTGATCGAGGAGCTGTGCAACAAGCCACGAGGCCTGGTGCTGGTGACCGGCCCGACGGGCTCGGGCAAGTCGACCACGCTGGCGGCAATGATCGACAAGATCAACACCGAGCGCCACGAGCACATCATCACCCTGGAAGATCCCATCGAGTTTCTGCACCAGCACAAGGCTTGCGTGGTGAACCAGCGCGAGATCGGCACCGACACGCAGTCGTTCAAGAAGGCGCTGCGGTCGGTGCTGCGGCAAGACCCGGACGTGGTTCTGGTGGGCGAAATGCGCGACCTCGAGACCATCGAGGCGGCGCTGACCACCGCCGAGACCGGCCACCTGTGCTTCGGGACGCTGCACACCAACTCGGCGGTGCAGACCATCAACCGCGTGATCGACGTGTTCCCGCCCCACCAGCAGTCGCAGATCCGCGCCCAGCTGTCGTTCGTGCTGGAAGGCGTGGTCTGTCAGACGCTGCTGCCGCGCGCCTCGGGCCAGGGCCGTTGCGCGGCGCTGGAGGTGATGATCCCGAACTCGGCGATCCGGAACCTCATCCGTGAAGACAAGCTGCACCAGATCTATTCGCAGATGCAGATCGGCCAGGGAACCACCGGCATGCAGACGTTGAATCAGTCACTGGCGGCGCTTTATTTGAAGCGGACCATCACCCTGGAAGAAGCCATCGGTCACAGCAGCGACCCCAACGAGCTGCAACAGATCATCGCCTCGGGATCGGGCGGCCAGGGCGCGGCCCGCACCGGCGGAAACGCGGCCAAGGCCTAA
- a CDS encoding type II secretion system F family protein translates to MAATAFVWEARARNGDVKKGVMEADNEEAVHEKLQMQMLSPLMVKKQPKQLSISFGTGVKVTDVVIFTRMFATMIDAGLPIVQCLEILSTQADNKRFGKVLGQIKSSVEDGFTLSDALSKHPQVFDDLFVNLVAAGEAGGILDSILQRLSIYMEKAMKLRRRVKGAMMYPISIVCIAAIVVTILLTKVIPVFEKMFKDFGGGKLPMPTQIVIDISHALAQFLPYIIAALIAMGVGMKMLLRRPKGRLAFDGTLLKLPVLGAVLRKVVVARFTRTMGTLLSSGVPILDAMEICARTAGNTVVQAGIMYSREQISQGKDMASPLMETGLMPPMVVQMIGVGEQTGALDSMLSKIADFYEEEVDVAVASMTSLIEPIMMVFLGAVIGGMVVAMYLPIFEMAGNIKAG, encoded by the coding sequence ATGGCGGCGACGGCGTTCGTCTGGGAGGCCCGCGCGCGCAACGGCGACGTCAAGAAGGGCGTCATGGAGGCCGACAACGAGGAGGCCGTCCACGAGAAGCTGCAGATGCAGATGCTGTCACCGCTGATGGTGAAGAAGCAGCCCAAGCAGCTCAGCATCTCGTTCGGCACCGGGGTGAAGGTCACCGACGTGGTGATCTTCACGCGCATGTTCGCCACGATGATCGATGCCGGCCTGCCCATTGTTCAATGCCTGGAGATCCTTTCCACGCAGGCCGACAACAAGCGCTTCGGCAAGGTCCTGGGTCAGATCAAATCCAGCGTCGAGGACGGCTTCACGCTGTCCGATGCGCTCTCCAAGCACCCCCAGGTCTTCGACGATCTGTTCGTCAATCTGGTGGCGGCCGGCGAGGCGGGCGGCATCCTGGACAGCATCCTGCAGCGGCTGTCGATCTACATGGAAAAGGCCATGAAGCTGAGGCGCCGGGTGAAGGGCGCCATGATGTACCCGATCTCCATCGTCTGCATCGCTGCCATCGTGGTGACGATCCTTCTGACCAAGGTCATTCCGGTCTTTGAAAAGATGTTCAAGGACTTCGGCGGCGGCAAGTTGCCCATGCCGACCCAGATCGTCATCGATATCTCGCACGCGCTGGCGCAATTTCTGCCGTACATCATCGCAGCGCTGATCGCCATGGGCGTGGGGATGAAAATGCTCTTGCGCCGCCCCAAGGGCCGGCTGGCTTTTGACGGCACGCTTCTCAAGCTGCCGGTGCTGGGGGCGGTCCTGCGCAAGGTGGTGGTGGCGCGGTTCACGCGCACCATGGGCACCTTGCTCAGCTCGGGCGTGCCTATCCTGGACGCCATGGAGATCTGCGCGCGCACCGCCGGCAACACCGTGGTGCAGGCGGGCATCATGTACTCGCGCGAGCAGATCTCGCAGGGCAAGGACATGGCGTCACCCTTGATGGAGACCGGCCTCATGCCGCCCATGGTGGTCCAGATGATCGGCGTCGGCGAGCAGACCGGCGCCCTCGATTCGATGTTGTCCAAGATCGCCGACTTCTACGAAGAAGAGGTCGACGTGGCAGTGGCGTCCATGACCAGCTTGATCGAACCGATCATGATGGTGTTTCTGGGCGCGGTGATCGGCGGGATGGTGGTGGCGATGTATCTGCCCATCTTCGAGATGGCCGGCAACATCAAGGCCGGCTAA
- the glmU gene encoding bifunctional UDP-N-acetylglucosamine diphosphorylase/glucosamine-1-phosphate N-acetyltransferase GlmU translates to MAAKRNKPVTGKKKATIDGGLAAIVLAAGKGTRMRSARTKVLHAVLGRPLVAYPVALARQMGANPIIPVLGHQLAAVEAELGARFGAGSFHVVEQAEQRGTGHAVRLALPALGDFAGIVYIVYGDVPLLQRQTLEALVAKAREGQCLALVTARPPDPTGYGRVVRDKRGNIVGVVEHKDASPRELRIADINAGIYAAPAAFLREATAKLDARNAQGELYLTDIVAQAARSIGVFGIEADPGDVSGINDRQQLAEAEAIMRARVNRAWMTHVTFRDPASTVVEPDVQLGEDVELGRNVSLRGRTRVGAGTRIDDGTILIDTEVGAGVQIKPYCIATESVVGDKAIIGPFAHLRSGTNLGPEVHVGNFVETKKTTIGRGSKANHLSYLGDATIGEKVNVGAGTITCNYNGYEKFPTVIEDQAFIGSDSQLVAPVRVGKRAVIAAGTTVTGDVPAGALSISRVAQVDKAGYADKVANRYADRPKK, encoded by the coding sequence ATGGCCGCCAAGCGCAACAAACCGGTGACAGGCAAGAAGAAGGCGACAATTGACGGCGGCCTCGCCGCCATCGTGCTGGCGGCGGGCAAAGGAACGCGCATGCGTTCGGCGCGCACCAAGGTGCTGCACGCGGTTTTGGGCCGACCGCTGGTGGCGTATCCGGTGGCGCTGGCCAGGCAGATGGGTGCCAACCCGATCATCCCGGTGCTCGGCCACCAGCTGGCCGCCGTCGAGGCCGAGCTCGGCGCGCGCTTCGGCGCCGGCAGCTTTCACGTCGTCGAACAGGCCGAGCAGCGGGGCACCGGCCATGCGGTGCGCCTGGCCTTGCCGGCGCTGGGCGATTTCGCCGGCATCGTCTACATCGTCTACGGCGACGTGCCGCTTTTGCAGCGGCAGACCCTGGAAGCGCTGGTGGCCAAGGCGCGCGAAGGTCAGTGTCTGGCGCTGGTCACCGCCCGCCCGCCCGATCCCACCGGGTACGGCCGCGTCGTGCGCGACAAGCGCGGCAACATCGTCGGCGTGGTCGAACACAAGGACGCGTCGCCGCGGGAGCTGCGCATCGCCGACATCAACGCCGGAATCTACGCCGCGCCGGCGGCGTTCCTGCGCGAGGCCACCGCCAAGCTGGACGCCCGCAATGCCCAGGGCGAGCTGTACCTGACCGACATCGTGGCCCAGGCGGCGCGTAGCATCGGCGTTTTCGGGATCGAAGCGGACCCTGGTGACGTCTCGGGCATCAACGATCGCCAGCAACTGGCCGAGGCCGAGGCGATCATGCGCGCCCGGGTGAATCGCGCCTGGATGACTCACGTGACCTTCCGCGATCCGGCGTCGACGGTGGTCGAGCCCGACGTGCAGCTGGGCGAAGACGTCGAGCTTGGCCGCAACGTCTCGCTGCGCGGGCGCACGCGCGTCGGCGCCGGCACGCGCATCGACGACGGCACGATCCTGATCGACACCGAGGTGGGCGCGGGCGTGCAGATCAAACCGTACTGCATCGCCACCGAATCGGTGGTCGGCGACAAGGCGATCATCGGCCCGTTCGCTCACCTGCGCTCGGGCACGAACCTTGGCCCGGAGGTGCACGTCGGCAACTTCGTCGAAACCAAGAAGACCACCATCGGCCGCGGCAGCAAGGCCAATCACCTCAGTTATCTGGGCGACGCCACCATCGGTGAGAAGGTGAACGTCGGCGCCGGCACCATCACCTGCAACTACAATGGCTATGAAAAATTTCCGACGGTGATCGAAGACCAGGCCTTCATTGGATCGGACAGTCAGCTGGTGGCGCCGGTGCGGGTGGGCAAGCGGGCGGTGATCGCCGCCGGTACCACCGTGACCGGCGACGTGCCGGCGGGGGCGCTGTCCATCTCTCGCGTCGCGCAGGTCGACAAAGCCGGCTACGCTGACAAAGTCGCAAATCGTTATGCCGACCGACCCAAGAAGTAA